From the Nocardiopsis changdeensis genome, one window contains:
- a CDS encoding cysteine desulfurase gives MTTVREFGGAPGPLDVAAIRKDFPILSRTVRDGRPLVYLDSGATSQKPRQVLDAEREFYERHNAAVHRGAHQLAEEATDAYEAARETIARFIGADAGEVVFTKNATEAVNLVAYAMGNAATADEGLRRFQVGPGDEIVVTEMEHHANLVPWQELCRRTGATLRWFPVTDQGRLDLSDLDTLVGERTRVVAFTHQSNVLGTVNPVADIVARAREVGALTVLDACQSVPHMPVDVAELGVDFLAFSGHKMLGPNGIGVLWGRRELLEAMPPFITGGSMIGVVHMEYSTWAEPPQRFEAGVPMAPQAVALAAACDYLSAVGMDRIAAHEHTLVEYALKALSDVEGLRLIGPADAVDRGGAVSFEVEGIHPHDLGQVLDDRGVEVRVGHHCAWPLHRALGVHSTTRASFYLYNTTEDVDALVAAVRAAQEFFGTRG, from the coding sequence ATGACCACGGTCCGCGAGTTCGGTGGGGCCCCAGGCCCGCTCGACGTCGCGGCGATCCGGAAGGATTTCCCGATCCTGTCCCGGACCGTCCGCGACGGGCGTCCGCTGGTGTACCTGGATTCCGGGGCGACCTCGCAGAAGCCCCGCCAGGTGCTGGACGCCGAGCGTGAGTTCTACGAACGCCACAACGCGGCGGTGCACCGCGGTGCGCACCAGCTCGCGGAGGAGGCGACCGACGCCTACGAGGCGGCGCGGGAGACCATCGCCCGCTTCATCGGCGCCGACGCCGGAGAGGTGGTGTTCACCAAGAACGCCACCGAGGCGGTCAACCTCGTCGCGTACGCGATGGGCAACGCCGCCACGGCGGACGAGGGCCTGCGCCGCTTCCAGGTGGGGCCCGGCGACGAGATCGTCGTGACCGAGATGGAGCACCACGCCAACCTGGTGCCCTGGCAGGAGCTGTGCCGTCGCACCGGGGCCACCCTCCGGTGGTTCCCGGTGACGGACCAGGGCCGGCTGGACCTCTCGGACCTCGACACCCTCGTCGGCGAGCGCACCAGGGTGGTCGCCTTCACGCACCAGTCCAACGTGCTGGGCACCGTCAACCCGGTGGCCGACATCGTCGCCCGGGCCCGCGAGGTGGGGGCCCTGACGGTGCTGGACGCCTGCCAGTCGGTGCCGCACATGCCGGTGGACGTGGCGGAGCTGGGTGTGGACTTCCTGGCCTTCTCCGGGCACAAGATGCTCGGGCCCAACGGCATCGGCGTCCTGTGGGGGCGCCGGGAGCTGCTGGAGGCCATGCCGCCGTTCATCACCGGCGGGTCCATGATCGGTGTGGTCCACATGGAGTACTCCACCTGGGCCGAGCCGCCGCAGCGGTTCGAGGCCGGGGTGCCGATGGCGCCGCAGGCGGTGGCCCTGGCCGCGGCCTGCGACTACCTGTCGGCCGTGGGCATGGACCGCATCGCCGCCCACGAGCACACGCTGGTGGAGTACGCGCTCAAGGCGCTCTCCGACGTCGAGGGGCTGCGCCTCATCGGCCCCGCGGACGCCGTGGACCGCGGCGGCGCGGTGTCCTTCGAGGTGGAGGGCATCCACCCGCACGACCTCGGGCAGGTGCTCGACGACCGCGGGGTGGAGGTCCGGGTGGGACACCACTGCGCCTGGCCGCTGCACCGCGCCCTGGGCGTGCACTCCACCACGCGCGCGTCGTTCTACCTCTACAACACCACGGAGGACGTGGACGCTCTCGTGGCGGCCGTCAGGGCCGCGCAGGAGTTCTTCGGAACCCGGGGCTAG
- a CDS encoding helix-turn-helix transcriptional regulator, whose translation MPDAANVPRPLTGPERGAETGTRARVARLILEQGPITASALGERLGLTPAAIRRHLDNLTGEGMVEARDARPPGGRRGRGRPARVFAITEAGRDAFVHAYDDLATSALRFLAETAGPEAVGEFARSQVADLERRYEPLLDAVPPEQRVRLLAEALSNDGYAATAGRAPAPGGGDQLCQHHCPVAHVAAEFPQLCEAEIEAFARLLGTPVRRLATIAHGDGVCTTHVTPRGDDGAGGDDHAPAPTSARRTAGGGLQHH comes from the coding sequence GTGCCCGACGCCGCCAACGTACCCCGCCCCCTGACCGGGCCCGAACGCGGGGCCGAGACCGGCACCCGCGCGCGCGTGGCCCGGCTCATCCTGGAGCAGGGGCCGATCACCGCCTCCGCCCTGGGCGAGCGGCTCGGCCTGACCCCGGCGGCCATCCGCCGCCACCTCGACAACCTGACCGGCGAGGGCATGGTCGAGGCACGCGACGCCCGGCCCCCGGGCGGCCGACGCGGCAGGGGGCGCCCCGCGCGCGTCTTCGCCATCACCGAGGCCGGTCGCGACGCCTTCGTCCACGCCTACGACGACCTCGCCACCAGCGCGCTCCGCTTCCTCGCGGAGACCGCCGGCCCCGAGGCCGTCGGGGAGTTCGCCCGCAGTCAGGTCGCCGACCTGGAGAGGCGCTACGAGCCGCTGCTCGACGCCGTTCCACCCGAACAGCGCGTCCGGCTGTTGGCCGAGGCCCTGTCCAACGACGGCTACGCCGCCACCGCCGGCCGGGCGCCGGCCCCCGGAGGCGGCGACCAGCTGTGCCAGCACCACTGCCCTGTCGCCCACGTCGCAGCCGAGTTCCCGCAACTCTGCGAGGCCGAGATCGAGGCCTTCGCGCGGCTTCTGGGCACCCCGGTGCGCAGGTTGGCCACCATCGCCCACGGCGACGGTGTGTGCACCACGCACGTCACCCCCAGGGGTGACGACGGGGCGGGCGGGGACGACCACGCCCCCGCGCCCACCAGCGCCCGCCGCACGGCGGGCGGAGGATTGCAACACCACTAG
- a CDS encoding ABC transporter ATP-binding protein, with protein MDTAAVEVVDLVKRYGATTAVSGLTFRTRRGAVTALLGPNGAGKTSTIEICEGFRRADGGSVRVLGLDPVSDADALKPRVGVMPQSGGVPTGARAAEWLRLMASFHASPVSPDLLLERLGLTSVSRTPFRRLSGGQQQRLSLACAVVGRPELVFLDEPTAGLDPQARMATWDLVAELREAGVAVILTTHHMEEAERLADHVVIIDRGAVVAEGTPAELAGGRREVCFSTDTPVDADALREALPAGTRISSARGAGGRSEYVIGTDDPGALGPEFLATVTAWCASAGVLAEDLRVRRRTLEDVFLELTGRELRES; from the coding sequence ATGGACACAGCCGCCGTCGAGGTCGTCGACCTGGTCAAGCGCTACGGCGCCACCACCGCCGTCTCCGGCCTCACCTTCCGGACGCGCCGGGGCGCGGTGACCGCCCTGCTCGGACCCAACGGTGCGGGCAAGACCAGCACCATCGAGATCTGCGAGGGCTTCCGCCGCGCCGACGGCGGAAGCGTGCGGGTGCTGGGCCTGGACCCGGTCTCCGACGCCGACGCGCTCAAGCCCCGCGTCGGGGTCATGCCCCAGTCCGGCGGCGTGCCCACCGGGGCCCGCGCGGCCGAGTGGCTGCGCCTGATGGCCTCCTTCCACGCCTCCCCCGTGTCCCCGGACCTGCTGCTGGAGCGGCTGGGCCTGACCTCGGTGTCGCGCACCCCGTTCCGCCGCCTGTCGGGCGGGCAGCAGCAGCGCCTGTCGCTGGCCTGCGCCGTGGTCGGCCGCCCCGAACTGGTCTTCCTCGACGAGCCCACCGCGGGCCTGGACCCCCAGGCGCGGATGGCCACCTGGGACCTGGTCGCCGAACTGCGCGAGGCGGGCGTGGCCGTCATCCTCACCACGCACCACATGGAGGAGGCCGAGCGCCTCGCCGACCACGTGGTCATCATCGACCGCGGTGCCGTCGTGGCCGAGGGCACCCCCGCCGAACTGGCCGGGGGCCGCCGCGAGGTGTGCTTCTCCACCGACACCCCCGTCGACGCCGACGCCCTGCGGGAGGCACTGCCCGCCGGGACCCGGATCTCCTCCGCGCGCGGCGCGGGCGGCCGGAGCGAGTACGTGATCGGCACCGACGACCCCGGGGCGCTGGGCCCGGAGTTCCTCGCCACGGTGACCGCCTGGTGCGCGTCCGCCGGCGTCCTGGCCGAGGACCTGCGCGTGCGACGGCGTACCCTCGAAGACGTCTTCCTCGAACTCACCGGCAGGGAACTGCGCGAATCATGA
- the sufU gene encoding Fe-S cluster assembly sulfur transfer protein SufU: MQLDAMYQEIILDHYRNPHHKGLRDPHNAEAHHINPTCGDEVTLRVALTPAQGDGTLDDRALVSDVSYEGMGCSISQASTSVLTDLLIGRTVAEGMRTLEAFNELMHSKGKGEPDEEVLEDAVAFAGVSKYPARIKCALLGWMAWKDAVAQSLEKEGV, encoded by the coding sequence ATGCAGCTGGACGCGATGTACCAGGAGATCATCCTGGACCACTACCGGAACCCGCACCACAAGGGGCTGCGGGATCCGCACAACGCCGAGGCGCACCACATCAACCCCACCTGCGGGGACGAGGTGACGCTCCGGGTGGCGCTGACCCCGGCGCAGGGGGACGGAACGCTGGACGACCGGGCACTGGTCAGCGACGTCTCCTACGAGGGCATGGGCTGTTCGATCAGCCAGGCCAGCACGTCGGTGCTGACCGACCTGCTGATCGGGCGCACGGTGGCCGAGGGGATGCGGACCCTGGAGGCCTTCAACGAGCTCATGCACTCCAAGGGCAAGGGCGAACCCGACGAGGAGGTCCTGGAGGACGCGGTCGCGTTCGCCGGGGTGTCCAAGTACCCGGCCCGGATCAAGTGCGCCCTCCTCGGATGGATGGCGTGGAAGGACGCGGTAGCGCAGTCCCTGGAGAAGGAAGGCGTCTGA
- a CDS encoding MFS transporter codes for MSSPHGADSYRAVLRTPGAVRFFAPAMLGRLSFGLLGLALVLSVTAAADSYAVVGAATAAYGASATALAPARARLIDRHGMPRALVPMAFLAAAGLLALAFLTWRPGAPAWSLIALPALIGVVIPPLGPVTRTLWSRLFHDRDGLRQRAYSLDSVVEEAVFLAGPLLLGALLPFAPPAAGLAGAALLLVAGAVPLAGAPLARRRPRRRGTRPRTAARRPGGPCCP; via the coding sequence ATGTCCTCGCCCCACGGGGCCGACTCCTACCGTGCCGTCCTGCGCACGCCCGGAGCGGTCCGCTTCTTCGCGCCCGCCATGCTCGGGCGCCTGTCCTTCGGCCTGCTGGGCCTGGCCCTGGTCCTGTCCGTCACCGCCGCGGCCGACTCCTACGCGGTGGTCGGCGCGGCCACCGCCGCCTACGGCGCCTCCGCCACGGCCCTGGCGCCGGCCCGGGCCCGTCTCATCGACCGCCACGGCATGCCGCGCGCCCTGGTCCCGATGGCGTTCCTGGCCGCCGCCGGCCTGCTCGCCCTGGCGTTCCTGACCTGGCGGCCGGGCGCCCCCGCCTGGTCCCTGATCGCCCTGCCCGCGCTCATCGGAGTGGTGATCCCGCCGCTGGGGCCGGTCACCCGCACCCTGTGGAGCCGTCTCTTCCACGACCGCGACGGCCTGCGCCAGCGGGCCTACAGCCTGGACTCGGTCGTGGAGGAGGCGGTCTTCCTCGCCGGTCCGCTGCTGCTGGGCGCGCTGCTGCCGTTCGCGCCGCCCGCGGCCGGCCTGGCCGGGGCCGCGCTCCTGCTGGTGGCCGGGGCCGTCCCGCTGGCGGGCGCGCCCCTGGCACGGCGGCGGCCGCGGAGGAGGGGGACCCGGCCCCGGACGGCGGCCCGCCGCCCTGGCGGGCCCTGCTGCCCGTGA
- a CDS encoding ABC transporter permease translates to MSEHISSTAAPAPGAARPADGAASPFAPAPGAAPMWRMVAAQAGMELRVMLRHGEQFLLTMVIPVLLLVGFSLTSVLDVGEGPRVDALTPGVLALAIMSTSFTGLAIGTGFERRYGVLKRLGATPLSRFGLLAAKTLAVLGVQVIQVAVLCAVALALGWAPAVSFGGAAAAAALVLLATAAFSSLALLMAGTLRAEATLAGANLVYILLLGLGGVLFPVSAFPGPLEAVSSALPITALSEGLRAVLADGSLPSAGSFAVLLVWAVVGGALAARLFRWE, encoded by the coding sequence ATGAGCGAGCACATCTCCAGCACCGCCGCGCCCGCGCCGGGCGCCGCGCGCCCGGCGGACGGGGCCGCGTCCCCGTTCGCCCCCGCCCCCGGCGCCGCGCCGATGTGGCGGATGGTCGCCGCGCAGGCCGGGATGGAACTGCGGGTGATGCTGCGCCACGGCGAGCAGTTCCTGCTGACCATGGTCATCCCCGTGCTGCTGCTGGTCGGCTTCAGCCTCACCTCCGTCCTGGACGTCGGCGAGGGCCCCCGGGTGGACGCGCTCACCCCGGGCGTCCTGGCGCTGGCGATCATGTCGACGTCGTTCACCGGGCTGGCCATCGGCACCGGGTTCGAGCGCCGGTACGGGGTGCTCAAGCGGCTGGGCGCCACCCCGCTGTCCCGGTTCGGGCTGCTGGCCGCCAAGACGCTGGCCGTGCTGGGCGTGCAGGTCATCCAGGTCGCGGTGCTGTGCGCCGTGGCGCTGGCGCTGGGCTGGGCCCCGGCGGTGTCGTTCGGCGGCGCGGCCGCGGCGGCCGCCCTGGTGCTGCTGGCGACCGCCGCGTTCAGCTCGCTGGCGCTGCTGATGGCCGGGACGCTGCGGGCCGAGGCCACGCTGGCCGGGGCCAACCTGGTCTACATCCTGCTGCTGGGGCTGGGCGGGGTGCTCTTCCCCGTCAGCGCGTTCCCCGGCCCGCTGGAGGCGGTGTCCTCGGCGCTGCCGATCACCGCTCTGAGCGAGGGGCTGCGGGCGGTGCTGGCGGACGGCTCCCTTCCCTCGGCGGGCTCGTTCGCGGTCCTCCTGGTGTGGGCCGTCGTCGGCGGGGCGCTGGCCGCCCGCCTCTTCCGCTGGGAGTGA
- a CDS encoding RICIN domain-containing protein, producing the protein MSRSRRSDAPRAATERYIPHWPVLAGATALVLIAAILGYVGGLFASDSARAEEGVIAVSGVLVQPAEPEESPEPSPEPSEEPTHPAGIDPETVYVLQNVHGGRVLDVAQAATGNGAAVHLWDRHDQANQQWRFAPVEGGFYEITGVGSGKVLEVPADAAAQAAATLLTSTGATNQHWTVVDAGGGVVRLVNRATGQALEGQGGAPDNGTPVVQAPDGGHAFQQWRLVPLG; encoded by the coding sequence ATGTCCCGATCCCGCCGCAGCGACGCCCCCCGAGCCGCAACGGAACGGTACATACCCCACTGGCCGGTGCTGGCCGGCGCCACCGCCCTGGTCCTCATCGCCGCCATCCTCGGCTACGTGGGCGGGCTGTTCGCCTCCGACAGCGCGCGCGCCGAGGAGGGGGTGATCGCCGTCTCGGGCGTCCTGGTCCAGCCCGCGGAGCCGGAGGAGTCCCCCGAGCCCTCTCCGGAGCCCTCCGAGGAGCCCACCCACCCCGCGGGCATCGACCCCGAGACCGTCTACGTCCTCCAGAACGTGCACGGCGGCCGCGTCCTGGACGTCGCCCAAGCCGCCACCGGCAACGGCGCCGCGGTCCACCTGTGGGACCGGCACGACCAGGCCAACCAGCAGTGGCGGTTCGCGCCGGTCGAGGGCGGGTTCTACGAGATCACGGGCGTGGGCAGCGGGAAGGTCCTGGAGGTCCCCGCCGACGCGGCCGCCCAGGCCGCGGCCACCCTGCTCACCAGCACCGGGGCGACCAACCAGCACTGGACCGTCGTCGACGCGGGCGGCGGCGTCGTCCGCCTGGTGAACCGGGCCACCGGCCAGGCCCTGGAGGGCCAGGGCGGCGCCCCGGACAACGGGACCCCCGTGGTCCAGGCCCCCGACGGCGGGCACGCCTTCCAGCAGTGGCGGCTCGTCCCCCTGGGCTGA
- the sufB gene encoding Fe-S cluster assembly protein SufB: MTSIAHPELEGIGNYEYGWADSDQAGASARRGLNEEVVRDISAKKDEPEWMTRLRLKSLKLFDKKPMPNWGADLSKIDFDNIKYFVRSTEKQATSWEELPEDIKNTYDKLGIPEAEKQRLVAGVAAQYESEVVYHQIREDLEEQGVIFLDTDTALKEHPELFQEYFGTVIPAGDNKFAALNTAVWSGGSFIYVPKNVHVEIPLQAYFRINTENMGQFERTLIIVDEGAYVHYVEGCTAPIYKSDSLHSAVVEIIVKKNARCRYTTIQNWSNNVFNLVTKRAIAEEGATMEWIDGNIGSQVTMKYPAVYLMGEHAKGETLSIAFAGEGQHQDTGSKMVHCAPNTSSTIISKSVARGGGRASYRGLVQVQEGAHNAKSSVKCDALLIDTISRSDTYPYNDLREDDAELAHEATVSKVSEDQLFYLMSRGMDEDEAMAMIVRGFVEPIARELPMEYALELNRLIELQMEGAVG, encoded by the coding sequence ATGACGTCTATCGCGCATCCCGAACTCGAAGGGATCGGTAACTATGAGTACGGCTGGGCCGACTCCGACCAGGCCGGTGCCTCGGCCCGCCGCGGTCTGAACGAAGAGGTCGTCCGCGACATCTCCGCCAAGAAGGACGAGCCGGAGTGGATGACCAGGCTCCGCCTCAAGTCGCTGAAGCTCTTCGACAAGAAGCCCATGCCCAACTGGGGCGCGGACCTGTCCAAGATCGACTTCGACAACATCAAGTACTTCGTGCGGTCCACGGAGAAGCAGGCCACCTCCTGGGAGGAGCTGCCCGAGGACATCAAGAACACCTACGACAAGCTGGGCATCCCCGAGGCGGAGAAGCAGCGCCTGGTCGCCGGTGTGGCCGCGCAGTACGAGTCCGAGGTCGTCTACCACCAGATCCGCGAGGACCTGGAGGAGCAGGGCGTCATCTTCCTGGACACCGACACCGCTCTGAAGGAGCACCCGGAGCTGTTCCAGGAGTACTTCGGCACGGTGATCCCGGCCGGCGACAACAAGTTCGCCGCGCTCAACACCGCCGTGTGGAGCGGCGGCTCCTTCATCTACGTGCCCAAGAACGTGCACGTGGAGATCCCGCTCCAGGCCTACTTCCGGATCAACACCGAGAACATGGGCCAGTTCGAGCGGACGCTGATCATCGTCGACGAGGGCGCCTACGTCCACTACGTCGAGGGCTGCACCGCGCCGATCTACAAGTCGGACTCGCTGCACTCCGCGGTCGTCGAGATCATCGTCAAGAAGAACGCCCGCTGCCGGTACACGACCATCCAGAACTGGTCGAACAACGTCTTCAACCTGGTCACCAAGCGCGCCATCGCCGAAGAGGGCGCGACCATGGAGTGGATCGACGGCAACATCGGCTCCCAGGTGACCATGAAGTACCCGGCCGTCTACCTGATGGGCGAGCACGCCAAGGGCGAGACCCTGTCCATCGCCTTCGCGGGCGAGGGCCAGCACCAGGACACCGGTTCCAAGATGGTGCACTGCGCGCCCAACACCTCCTCCACCATCATCTCCAAGTCGGTGGCCCGCGGCGGGGGCCGCGCCTCCTACCGGGGCCTGGTGCAGGTGCAGGAGGGCGCCCACAACGCCAAGTCCTCCGTCAAGTGCGACGCGCTGCTGATCGACACCATCAGCCGCTCGGACACCTACCCCTACAACGACCTGCGCGAGGACGACGCCGAGCTCGCGCACGAGGCGACCGTCTCCAAGGTCAGCGAGGACCAGCTCTTCTACCTGATGAGCCGGGGCATGGACGAGGACGAGGCCATGGCCATGATCGTGCGCGGGTTCGTCGAGCCCATCGCGCGCGAGCTGCCCATGGAGTACGCGCTGGAACTGAACCGGCTGATCGAGCTTCAGATGGAAGGAGCGGTTGGTTAA
- the sufD gene encoding Fe-S cluster assembly protein SufD, with the protein MTGPSIEPKAHSHGLGDIPFSKLATHGSFDVNDFPVPNGREEEWRFTPLRRLKGLHDGSAVADGTDKVDIDAPEGVTVETVGRDDARLGTAGMPADRVIAQAYSSFEQATVVTVARGAAPDRPVTIRREAQGGTRYDQFVIDVQPLAEAIVVLEQTGTGVRAGSVDVHVGEGARLTLVSLQDWDRDAVDVTQHNAQVEKDATFKSIVVTLGGDLVRLSPKVAYKGRGGNAELHGLYFTGDDQHHEHRSLIDHNISNTRSRVEYKGALSGKGAHGVWIGDVIIGEGTTGTDSYEHNRNLQLTDDTRVDSVPNLEIFTGEVEGAGHAAASGRLDDIHLFYLRSRGIPEDEARRLVIRGYFLELINRIPVEELAEEIMAKVERKLAAHE; encoded by the coding sequence TTGACCGGCCCGAGCATCGAACCCAAGGCCCACAGCCACGGCCTCGGGGACATCCCGTTCTCCAAGCTCGCGACCCACGGGTCCTTCGACGTGAACGACTTCCCCGTCCCCAACGGCCGCGAGGAGGAGTGGCGGTTCACCCCGCTGCGCCGCCTCAAGGGCCTGCACGACGGCAGCGCCGTCGCCGACGGCACCGACAAGGTCGACATCGACGCCCCCGAGGGCGTCACCGTCGAGACCGTCGGCCGTGACGACGCCCGTCTGGGCACCGCCGGCATGCCGGCCGACCGCGTCATCGCCCAGGCCTACTCGTCCTTCGAGCAGGCCACGGTGGTGACCGTCGCCCGCGGCGCCGCGCCGGACCGCCCGGTCACGATCAGGCGCGAGGCCCAGGGGGGCACCCGCTACGACCAGTTCGTCATCGACGTCCAGCCGCTGGCCGAGGCGATCGTCGTCCTGGAGCAGACCGGCACCGGCGTGCGCGCCGGCAGCGTGGACGTCCACGTCGGCGAGGGCGCCCGGCTGACCCTGGTCAGCCTCCAGGACTGGGACCGCGACGCCGTCGACGTCACCCAGCACAACGCCCAGGTCGAGAAGGACGCCACGTTCAAGTCGATCGTCGTCACGCTCGGCGGCGACCTGGTCCGGCTCTCCCCGAAGGTGGCCTACAAGGGGCGCGGCGGCAACGCCGAGCTGCACGGCCTGTACTTCACCGGCGACGACCAGCACCACGAGCACCGCTCGCTCATCGACCACAACATCTCCAACACGCGCTCGCGGGTGGAGTACAAGGGTGCGCTGAGCGGCAAGGGCGCCCACGGTGTGTGGATCGGCGACGTCATCATCGGCGAGGGCACCACCGGCACGGACTCCTACGAGCACAACCGCAACCTCCAGCTCACCGACGACACCCGCGTGGACTCGGTGCCGAACCTGGAGATCTTCACCGGTGAGGTGGAGGGCGCCGGCCACGCCGCCGCCAGCGGTCGCCTCGACGACATCCACCTGTTCTACCTGCGTTCGCGCGGCATCCCGGAGGACGAGGCGCGCCGCCTGGTCATCCGCGGCTACTTCCTGGAGCTCATCAACCGCATCCCGGTCGAGGAGCTCGCCGAGGAGATCATGGCCAAGGTCGAGCGGAAGCTGGCCGCGCATGAGTGA
- a CDS encoding non-heme iron oxygenase ferredoxin subunit, with translation MSDAGRWVKVAELAEIPEEGVLGVETDDETPIALVRSEGEVFALRDVCSHAEVRLSEGEVEDGTIECWLHGSCFDLRSGAPINPPATRPVPTYDVKIDGDDVLVSLDEKNS, from the coding sequence ATGAGTGACGCCGGTCGCTGGGTGAAGGTCGCCGAGCTCGCCGAGATCCCCGAGGAGGGGGTCCTCGGGGTCGAGACCGACGACGAGACGCCCATCGCACTGGTCCGGTCCGAGGGCGAGGTGTTCGCGCTGCGGGACGTGTGCTCGCACGCGGAGGTCCGCCTGTCCGAGGGCGAGGTCGAGGACGGCACCATCGAGTGCTGGCTGCACGGCTCCTGCTTCGACCTGCGCTCGGGGGCGCCGATCAACCCGCCCGCCACCCGGCCGGTCCCCACCTACGACGTGAAGATCGACGGCGACGACGTGCTCGTGTCGTTGGACGAGAAGAATTCCTGA
- a CDS encoding inositol monophosphatase family protein, with protein sequence MIDMDAVTGILRDAAREVILPRARSLSEGEVMEKGPGELVTVVDQEAERVITARLRGLVDAPVVGEEAVAADPSLVEALRTEPVVWLVDPLDGTRNFVEGRREYGVMAALVHGGETVAAWIVQPEWDRAYAAERGAGAWRDGTRLRRDPAPTDPGRLRGSVLTRFLAPEARRHVEASVPRFAGVDGGAHCSAVDYPLLCEGSRDFLLFHRTLPWDHAPGALLLAEAGGVSRRPDGTPYRPDQGPDVLGLLNAADETCWKTVRELLLP encoded by the coding sequence ATGATCGACATGGACGCGGTGACCGGAATCCTGCGCGATGCGGCCCGCGAGGTGATCCTGCCCCGGGCCCGCTCGCTGTCCGAGGGCGAGGTCATGGAGAAGGGCCCCGGCGAGCTGGTCACCGTCGTCGATCAGGAGGCGGAGCGGGTCATCACGGCCCGGCTGCGGGGGCTGGTGGACGCCCCGGTGGTGGGCGAGGAGGCGGTGGCCGCCGACCCCTCGCTGGTGGAGGCGCTGCGCACCGAGCCGGTGGTGTGGCTGGTGGACCCGCTGGACGGGACCCGCAACTTCGTCGAGGGCCGCCGCGAGTACGGGGTGATGGCGGCCCTGGTGCACGGCGGGGAGACCGTCGCTGCGTGGATCGTGCAGCCCGAGTGGGACCGCGCCTACGCCGCCGAACGCGGGGCGGGCGCCTGGCGCGACGGGACGCGGCTGCGCCGCGATCCGGCGCCGACCGACCCCGGGCGGCTGCGCGGTTCGGTGCTCACGCGCTTCCTGGCCCCGGAGGCCAGGCGGCACGTGGAGGCGTCGGTGCCGCGGTTCGCCGGGGTGGACGGCGGCGCGCACTGCTCCGCCGTCGACTACCCGCTGCTGTGCGAGGGCTCCCGGGACTTCCTGCTGTTCCACCGGACCCTGCCCTGGGACCACGCCCCCGGCGCGCTGCTGCTGGCCGAGGCGGGCGGGGTGTCGCGGCGGCCGGACGGGACGCCCTACCGGCCCGACCAGGGCCCGGACGTGCTGGGGCTGCTGAACGCCGCCGACGAGACCTGCTGGAAGACGGTGCGCGAGCTGCTGCTGCCCTGA
- the sufC gene encoding Fe-S cluster assembly ATPase SufC, which translates to MTKFEIRGLRADVLIGEDERREILKGVDLTINSGETHAIMGPNGSGKSTLAYAIAGHPRYEITDGEVLLDGENILDMSVDERARAGVFLAMQYPVEVPGVSMSNFLRSSVTAVRGEAPKLRQFSKELQGAMKDLSIDPAFAARGVNEGFSGGEKKRHEILQLELLKPKVAILDETDSGLDVDALKVVSEGVNRAKENNDLGVMLITHYTRILNYVKPDHVHVFANGRIAESGGSELADTLEAEGYERFVKAGA; encoded by the coding sequence ATGACGAAGTTCGAAATCCGCGGTCTGCGCGCCGACGTCCTGATCGGCGAGGACGAGCGCCGAGAGATCCTCAAGGGCGTCGACCTCACCATCAACTCCGGTGAGACCCACGCCATCATGGGCCCCAACGGCTCGGGCAAGTCCACTCTGGCCTACGCCATCGCCGGGCACCCGCGCTACGAGATCACCGACGGCGAGGTCCTCCTCGACGGCGAGAACATCCTCGACATGAGCGTGGACGAGCGCGCCCGCGCCGGCGTCTTCCTGGCCATGCAGTACCCGGTCGAGGTCCCGGGCGTGTCCATGTCCAACTTCCTGCGCAGCTCCGTCACCGCGGTGCGCGGCGAGGCCCCCAAGCTCCGCCAGTTCTCCAAGGAGCTGCAGGGCGCGATGAAGGACCTGTCCATCGACCCGGCGTTCGCCGCCCGCGGCGTCAACGAGGGCTTCTCCGGCGGCGAGAAGAAGCGCCACGAGATCCTCCAGCTGGAGCTGCTCAAGCCGAAGGTCGCGATCCTGGACGAGACCGACTCCGGCCTGGACGTCGACGCGCTCAAGGTCGTCTCCGAGGGCGTCAACCGCGCCAAGGAGAACAACGACCTGGGCGTCATGCTCATCACGCACTACACCCGGATCCTCAACTACGTGAAGCCGGACCACGTCCACGTCTTCGCCAACGGCCGCATCGCCGAGTCCGGCGGCTCCGAGCTGGCCGACACCCTGGAGGCCGAGGGCTACGAGCGTTTCGTGAAGGCGGGCGCATAA